One Williamsia phyllosphaerae DNA segment encodes these proteins:
- a CDS encoding SDR family NAD(P)-dependent oxidoreductase, giving the protein MSTTNTYAVSDRVVIITGAGTGIGRSIARAFLANGAKVVVSGRRRDPLEETVGDAAEGHALVVTGDVSTRSDVDALVAATLDEFGRIDVVISNAGVHDGGGDIVDMSDDSWALLRGVNIDGFVHVAQATLPELVKTGGNFIAVSSVSGIGGDWGQAAYNATKHAVNGFVRSLALDYGGRGVRVNAVGPAFTLTEMTEGMGRDEKSLAPFVNRIALGRPGEPDDVAPAVLFLASDDARYITGTMLTVDGGTSASTGQPHVE; this is encoded by the coding sequence ATGAGCACCACCAACACATACGCGGTCAGCGACAGGGTCGTGATCATCACCGGCGCCGGGACCGGCATCGGGCGATCGATCGCCCGGGCGTTCCTCGCCAACGGCGCAAAGGTCGTCGTCTCGGGTCGCCGTCGCGATCCGTTGGAGGAGACGGTCGGCGACGCCGCCGAAGGGCACGCCCTTGTGGTCACCGGTGACGTGTCGACGCGGTCGGACGTCGACGCCCTCGTCGCGGCGACCCTCGACGAGTTCGGCCGCATCGACGTCGTCATCAGCAACGCCGGTGTCCACGATGGCGGCGGCGACATCGTCGACATGTCCGACGACAGCTGGGCACTGCTGCGCGGGGTCAACATCGACGGCTTCGTGCACGTCGCGCAGGCGACGCTGCCGGAACTGGTGAAGACCGGTGGCAACTTCATCGCGGTGTCGTCGGTGTCCGGGATCGGCGGCGACTGGGGGCAGGCGGCCTACAACGCCACCAAGCACGCGGTGAACGGGTTCGTGCGTTCGCTGGCCCTGGATTACGGCGGCCGTGGTGTGCGGGTCAACGCGGTCGGCCCCGCGTTCACGCTCACCGAGATGACCGAGGGGATGGGTCGTGACGAGAAGTCGTTGGCCCCGTTCGTCAATCGCATCGCGCTGGGCCGCCCGGGTGAGCCCGACGACGTCGCGCCCGCGGTGTTGTTCCTGGCGTCCGACGATGCCCGCTACATCACCGGCACGATGCTCACGGTCGACGGCGGTACGAGCGCGTCGACGGGACAACCGCACGTCGAGTAG
- a CDS encoding SDR family oxidoreductase, translating into MAQTLDGQTVLVVGGAKNLGLAIATRAAELGAHVVIGARDGDAAVTAAAGLENARGISIDITDESSIAAAAAELGGVDHIVATAAAHHNVPVTALDHDKVVTAFEAKVIGPLMLAKHFAPAMPATGSIVLFSGVAAWKPAPGKAIMGITNGAVSFAVSHLAKELAPIRVNAISPGIIDSGTWDGMPESDRAALFDGVAGSIPARRVGTTADIVDAATWLLTAGFVSGETIHVEGGARSA; encoded by the coding sequence ATGGCACAGACACTGGACGGGCAGACGGTACTGGTGGTCGGCGGTGCGAAGAACCTGGGACTGGCGATCGCGACGCGCGCTGCCGAACTGGGCGCCCACGTCGTCATCGGGGCGCGCGACGGTGACGCCGCGGTGACCGCGGCCGCCGGTCTGGAGAACGCCCGCGGCATCAGCATCGACATCACCGACGAGTCGAGCATCGCGGCGGCCGCCGCCGAGCTAGGCGGCGTCGACCACATCGTCGCCACCGCGGCGGCCCATCACAACGTCCCGGTGACCGCCCTCGACCACGACAAGGTGGTCACCGCGTTCGAGGCGAAGGTGATCGGCCCGCTGATGCTGGCCAAGCACTTCGCTCCCGCGATGCCGGCGACGGGCTCGATCGTCCTGTTCTCCGGTGTCGCGGCGTGGAAGCCGGCGCCGGGCAAAGCGATCATGGGCATCACCAACGGCGCGGTGTCGTTCGCGGTGAGCCACCTCGCGAAGGAGCTCGCACCCATCCGCGTCAACGCGATCTCCCCGGGCATCATCGACTCCGGTACGTGGGACGGTATGCCTGAATCCGACCGGGCCGCCCTCTTCGACGGCGTCGCGGGCAGCATCCCGGCCCGCCGCGTCGGCACGACCGCCGACATCGTCGATGCGGCAACATGGTTGTTGACCGCCGGGTTCGTCAGCGGCGAGACCATTCACGTCGAAGGAGGCGCACGCAGCGCATGA
- a CDS encoding winged helix-turn-helix transcriptional regulator, which translates to MSKAYNVMAPTCPSRVVLHRIGARWTVFVVTALAPGPMRFSELKTHIQGITPKVLTETLRALHHDGLVDRKDFGGQPPHVEYALTDLGRSLLEPLAAVRAWAESHVPEVQAANARNSDARHDVG; encoded by the coding sequence ATGTCGAAGGCCTACAACGTCATGGCGCCGACATGTCCGAGTCGCGTCGTGCTGCATCGGATCGGCGCCCGGTGGACGGTCTTCGTCGTGACCGCGCTGGCGCCGGGCCCGATGCGGTTCAGCGAGTTGAAGACCCATATCCAGGGCATCACGCCCAAGGTCCTCACCGAGACGCTGCGCGCGTTGCACCACGACGGACTGGTGGACCGGAAGGACTTCGGCGGCCAACCGCCGCACGTGGAGTACGCGCTGACCGACCTCGGACGATCGCTGCTGGAGCCGCTGGCCGCGGTCCGCGCCTGGGCGGAGTCGCATGTGCCCGAGGTGCAGGCCGCGAACGCCCGAAACAGCGACGCCCGGCACGACGTCGGATGA
- the clpB gene encoding ATP-dependent chaperone ClpB yields MSTPNSGGFNPTTKTQAALSAAVQSATAAGNPDVRPAHVLVELLDQPEGIASPLLKAVGVDPAAVKAQAKNLVSRMPTASGASSAPQLTRETIAAITAAQQLAGELDDEYVSTEHLVVGLATGDSEVAKLLHDVGATPQALREAFVAVRGSARVTSPDPESTYQALEKYSTDLTAQAREGKLDPVIGRDTEIRRVVQVLSRRTKNNPVLIGEPGVGKTAIVEGLAQRIIAGDVPESLRDKTVVSLDMSSMVAGAKYRGEFEERLKAVLDDIKGSAGQVITFIDELHTIVGAGATGDSAMDAGNMIKPMLARGELRLVGATTLEEYRKYIEKDAALERRFQQVYVGEPSVEDAVGILRGLKERYEVHHGVRITDSALVAAATLSDRYITSRFLPDKAIDLVDEAASRLRMEIDSRPVEIDEVERIVRRLEVEEVALDKETDEASKQRLEKLRRELADQREKLNELSARWQGEKQAIDGVRDLKEKLESLRGESDRAERDGDLGRAAELRYGQIPVLEKELAVAAEKSAPAGDSVMLKEEVGPDDVAEVVSAWTGIPAGRMLEGEVTKLLRMEDEIGARVVGQREAVEAVSDAVRRSRAGVADPNRPLGSFMFLGPTGVGKTELAKALAEFLFDDDHAMVRIDMSEYGEKHSVARLVGAPPGYVGYESGGQLTEAVRRRPYTVVLFDEIEKAHPDVFDILLQVLDEGRLTDGQGRTVDFRNTILILTSNLGAGGNKDQVMTAVRSAFKPEFINRLDDVVIFDALNESELESIVEIQIGSLAARLAQRRLQLEVSANAKKWLAARGFDPLYGARPLRRLVQKSIGDQLARGLLAGDIHDGDVVPVNTSADGESLVLG; encoded by the coding sequence ATGTCCACTCCCAACTCCGGCGGGTTCAACCCGACGACGAAGACGCAGGCCGCACTCTCGGCCGCGGTGCAGTCGGCCACCGCCGCCGGCAATCCCGATGTCCGACCGGCCCATGTGTTGGTCGAACTCCTCGACCAACCCGAGGGCATCGCATCGCCGCTGCTCAAGGCGGTCGGCGTCGACCCGGCCGCGGTGAAGGCGCAGGCCAAGAACCTGGTGTCGCGGATGCCGACCGCCTCCGGTGCGAGCTCCGCGCCGCAGCTCACCCGCGAGACGATCGCCGCGATCACCGCCGCCCAGCAGCTGGCCGGCGAGCTCGACGACGAGTACGTCTCCACCGAGCACCTCGTGGTCGGTCTGGCCACGGGTGACTCCGAGGTGGCCAAGCTCCTGCACGACGTCGGCGCCACCCCGCAGGCCCTGCGTGAGGCGTTCGTGGCCGTTCGAGGCAGCGCACGCGTCACCTCGCCGGATCCGGAATCGACGTATCAGGCTCTGGAGAAGTACTCCACCGACCTCACCGCGCAGGCCCGGGAGGGCAAGCTCGACCCGGTCATCGGCCGCGACACCGAGATCCGTCGCGTGGTGCAGGTCTTGAGCCGCCGTACCAAGAACAACCCGGTGCTCATCGGTGAACCCGGCGTCGGCAAGACCGCCATCGTCGAGGGGCTGGCCCAGCGCATCATCGCCGGCGACGTTCCGGAGAGCCTGCGCGACAAGACCGTCGTCAGCCTCGACATGTCGTCGATGGTCGCAGGCGCGAAGTACCGGGGCGAGTTCGAGGAGCGGCTCAAGGCCGTCCTCGACGACATCAAGGGCTCGGCGGGCCAGGTCATCACCTTCATCGACGAGCTGCACACCATCGTCGGTGCCGGCGCGACCGGCGACTCCGCGATGGACGCGGGCAACATGATCAAGCCGATGCTCGCCCGCGGCGAACTCCGACTGGTCGGTGCCACCACGCTGGAGGAGTACCGCAAGTACATCGAGAAGGACGCCGCGCTGGAACGCCGGTTCCAGCAGGTCTACGTCGGCGAGCCCTCGGTGGAGGACGCGGTCGGCATCCTGCGCGGACTCAAGGAGCGCTACGAGGTGCACCACGGTGTCCGCATCACCGACTCCGCGCTCGTGGCCGCGGCGACGCTCAGTGACCGCTACATCACGTCACGGTTCCTGCCGGACAAGGCCATCGACCTCGTCGACGAGGCCGCGTCGCGTCTGCGTATGGAGATCGACTCGCGCCCCGTCGAGATCGACGAGGTCGAGCGGATCGTGCGTCGGCTCGAGGTCGAAGAGGTCGCGCTCGACAAGGAGACCGACGAGGCGTCGAAGCAGCGACTCGAGAAGCTGCGGCGTGAGCTCGCCGATCAGCGCGAGAAGCTCAACGAGCTCTCCGCGCGCTGGCAGGGCGAGAAGCAGGCGATCGACGGTGTCCGCGATCTGAAGGAGAAGTTGGAGTCGTTGCGCGGTGAATCCGACCGTGCCGAGCGCGACGGTGATCTCGGACGTGCCGCCGAGCTGCGCTACGGGCAGATCCCGGTGCTGGAGAAAGAGCTCGCAGTCGCGGCCGAGAAGAGCGCGCCCGCAGGCGATTCGGTCATGCTCAAGGAAGAGGTCGGCCCCGACGACGTCGCCGAGGTCGTCTCGGCGTGGACCGGCATCCCCGCCGGCCGCATGCTCGAGGGCGAGGTCACCAAACTCCTGCGCATGGAGGACGAGATCGGCGCCCGCGTGGTCGGGCAGCGTGAGGCGGTCGAGGCCGTGTCCGACGCGGTCCGGCGTTCACGTGCCGGTGTCGCCGACCCGAACCGGCCGCTGGGTTCGTTCATGTTCCTGGGGCCGACCGGTGTCGGCAAGACCGAGCTGGCGAAGGCGTTGGCGGAGTTCCTGTTCGACGACGACCACGCGATGGTTCGTATCGACATGAGCGAGTACGGCGAGAAGCACAGCGTCGCACGGCTCGTCGGTGCTCCTCCGGGATACGTCGGTTACGAGTCGGGTGGTCAGCTCACCGAGGCGGTGCGTCGCCGGCCGTACACGGTCGTGCTGTTCGACGAGATCGAGAAGGCGCACCCCGACGTCTTCGACATCCTGCTGCAGGTGCTCGACGAGGGACGCCTCACCGACGGCCAAGGGCGGACGGTGGACTTCCGCAACACGATCCTGATCCTCACGTCCAACCTGGGCGCGGGGGGAAACAAGGACCAGGTGATGACGGCGGTGCGGTCGGCCTTCAAGCCCGAGTTCATCAACCGGCTCGACGACGTGGTCATCTTCGACGCACTGAACGAGTCCGAACTCGAGTCGATCGTCGAGATCCAGATCGGGTCGCTGGCCGCGCGTCTGGCCCAGCGCCGACTGCAGCTCGAGGTGTCGGCCAACGCCAAGAAGTGGTTGGCGGCGCGCGGTTTCGACCCGCTCTACGGAGCGCGGCCGCTACGGCGACTCGTGCAGAAGTCGATCGGTGACCAACTCGCCCGCGGGTTGCTCGCCGGGGACATCCACGACGGCGACGTGGTGCCGGTCAACACCAGCGCCGACGGCGAGAGCCTGGTCCTGGGCTAG
- a CDS encoding winged helix-turn-helix transcriptional regulator — MEEFDRSRWSAENCSVKAALGIVGDRWTMQVLREAYYGARRFEQFHAGVGCARTVLTDRLNTLVDHDLMYREPYREPHARQRHEYRLTRAGMELFPAMIALMQWGDRWLAGADGPPVEVIHQGCGAGVRAELVCSDGHRELTPQRVGPRLGPGARPGR, encoded by the coding sequence ATGGAGGAATTCGACCGGAGTCGGTGGAGTGCCGAGAACTGCTCGGTGAAAGCGGCGTTGGGCATCGTCGGAGACCGGTGGACCATGCAGGTGCTGCGCGAGGCCTACTACGGCGCGCGTCGCTTCGAGCAGTTCCACGCCGGGGTCGGCTGTGCGCGAACAGTTCTGACCGACCGCCTCAACACCCTGGTCGACCATGACCTGATGTACCGCGAGCCGTATCGGGAACCTCATGCGCGTCAGCGACACGAGTACCGACTGACCCGGGCGGGTATGGAACTGTTCCCCGCGATGATCGCCCTCATGCAGTGGGGTGACCGATGGCTGGCCGGCGCTGACGGCCCTCCGGTCGAGGTCATTCATCAAGGATGCGGGGCCGGCGTGCGAGCGGAACTGGTGTGCAGCGATGGACACCGCGAACTGACACCTCAGCGCGTGGGTCCCCGCCTCGGTCCGGGGGCGCGACCCGGCAGGTGA
- a CDS encoding zinc-dependent alcohol dehydrogenase — protein MKALHFIGENALRWTDRPDPAIEGPTEAIVHPLAATTCDLDRAIISGAVDFGTGYPIGHECVAEVISVGSGVGNVAPGDVCVVPWHINCGTCDNCRLGLSAACTAHPGLSGYGAPIAGDFGGLFSDLVRVPFADAMLTKLPPGVDPVRAASCGDNLTDAYVAVWRGLSRRPGTSVLVVNSLSSLGSFAVQHAVALGAGSVTLVDADEQRREQARSLGAEAHPTVDAARHHNRFPVVIGASPHPTLLAEAIRCVAPGGHLSNVAMIFGNASLPLWDMYQRDMTLSTGFVSVMPHLEAVLGMLEGDRIHPEQISTTHPWADAPEVLLAPYAKPVLVAPSLMGG, from the coding sequence ATGAAAGCGCTGCACTTCATCGGCGAGAACGCCCTTCGGTGGACCGACCGCCCCGACCCGGCGATCGAGGGCCCCACGGAGGCGATCGTGCATCCACTCGCCGCGACCACCTGCGACCTCGACCGCGCGATCATCTCCGGTGCCGTCGACTTCGGCACCGGCTACCCGATCGGACACGAGTGCGTCGCCGAGGTGATCTCGGTGGGATCAGGCGTCGGCAACGTCGCACCGGGTGACGTGTGCGTCGTGCCCTGGCACATCAACTGCGGAACCTGCGACAACTGCCGATTGGGGCTGAGCGCGGCCTGCACCGCCCACCCCGGACTGTCCGGATACGGGGCACCTATAGCAGGCGATTTCGGCGGCTTGTTCTCCGATCTCGTGCGGGTGCCGTTCGCCGACGCGATGCTCACCAAGCTGCCCCCCGGGGTCGACCCGGTTCGGGCCGCGAGCTGCGGGGACAACCTCACCGACGCCTATGTGGCCGTGTGGCGCGGATTGTCCCGCCGGCCAGGTACGTCTGTTCTCGTCGTCAACAGCCTTTCGAGCCTCGGCTCCTTCGCCGTGCAGCACGCTGTCGCCCTCGGCGCGGGCAGCGTGACGCTCGTCGACGCGGACGAGCAGCGGCGCGAACAGGCCCGATCACTCGGGGCCGAGGCGCATCCGACGGTCGATGCCGCTCGACATCACAACAGGTTTCCCGTGGTGATCGGCGCGTCACCCCACCCGACGCTTCTCGCCGAGGCCATCCGGTGTGTGGCGCCGGGCGGACATCTGTCGAACGTGGCCATGATCTTCGGCAACGCCTCACTACCGCTGTGGGACATGTACCAGCGCGACATGACACTGTCGACGGGCTTCGTCAGCGTCATGCCCCACCTCGAAGCGGTACTCGGGATGTTGGAGGGCGATCGCATCCATCCCGAACAGATATCCACCACGCACCCATGGGCAGACGCCCCTGAGGTGCTGCTCGCGCCCTATGCGAAGCCAGTCCTCGTCGCGCCGTCCCTGATGGGCGGGTAG